Within the Mixophyes fleayi isolate aMixFle1 chromosome 5, aMixFle1.hap1, whole genome shotgun sequence genome, the region atgctgctccccccctcttcatcactgtgccatgctgctcctcccctctccagcattgtgccatgctgctccacccctcttcatcactgtgccatgctgctccccccctcttcatcactgtgccatgctgctccccccctctccagcATTGTGCAATGCTGCTCCCTACCCTCtccaacactgtgccatgctgctctccccctcttcatcactgtgccatgctgctcccccctccctccctctctctctctccctctccttcatcactccgTCCTCTGTTGTTCTGTTTTTCTCCctttgcctccattcctttactttcctttgtattggcttctttcatcttctatcttctgtcttctgtgttgtctgggtcctctctgcgccgctcctcactgaatgtcgggcgccCATAATGTCCCAACTTCATCTCCACTATAAGCTAAGCTTAGTATATTAAGAGGAAAAACAAAGTTCCCATTAATGTGGTGCTCCAACGTGTGATAGTAGGCTGCAATGTGAAGCTTATAATGTTTTGGACTTGTAACCACAGCCCAGAATTCTACAAAAATTGCAACATCTGCTCAGGTATTTACCACTCGTAAACAAGGGCCTGTTTATGTGTTATTAGATACATTGATAAAATGTGTGTGTCTATTTTCTTTGCATTTTGATGCTTAAGATTAGATGGAGGCATATGGTGTTACATAGCAGTGAACAATGACAGAACACCACAGTACAactacaggacacagcactaaAGATTGGGTAGCAagttttgggggcagcaaaatgcaggtaattaatttaaaacatgacAATTATCTTGATGCAATAGTTTACATTCATGACATTTATTCTATTGCTGCATCTTCTAGTGCATACACATGTCCATTGTATTCTTTCAGAGTGCACACAACTCATGTAGAAATGTTTATGGCAGCTTGTATGAGAAGGGAGGAGAAGAGAGCTCAGGCAGCAGCTGGGCACAGCTCTGCAGGTGCAGATACTCAGTCCTTGTGTTTCTTGTGTCTCCTTACACTTATAGATCTGCTCTGACTATTACACACATTGACTAACACAGAGGTGACTGATGTTTAACAGAAACTGCTTTCAATAATAGATTTGAgcttaaaaaattattattacgcTTTACATCTTAAGTACCCAATGGAGGATCAAATTATTATATGAAACTGCAGCACAATACCATAAACCTTACTGATGATctcacactaggggctagatttactaagctgcgggtttgaaaaagtgggatgttgcctatagcaaccaatcagattctagctgtcattttgtagaaggtactaaataaatgaaagctagaatctgattggttgccataggcaacatccccactttttcaaacccgcagcttagtaaatctagccctaggtataAAAGGGATTGAGGAAAACAATAACTGAAGTTAGACTTGATATTGGTGCCtgaaatgcctttttttttcttggttAGTGTTTAGAAGGGGTTTGTTCAACCTGTTTATTTGAGGGCAACACTATGTGTACTTATCATTAACAAGGTAACGAACAAGATGTGTACATTAATGAGGCATGATTACTATATATGTCCAAAATACAGTTCTGCTTTACAATTTATCTGGTATTTTAAAGCATAGAGATTAACAGCAGATACCAAGAACAATAATACACAGAGAATAAGTGGTGCTTTGCAGCTGTACTTAatcctcatcatcagctatttatatagcgccactgattccgcagcgctgtacagagaactcactcacatcggtccctgccccattagagcttacagtctaaattccccaacacacacagactagggttaattttatagcagccaagtaacttactagtatgtttttggagtgtgggaggaaactggaaacccacgcaaacatggggagaacatacaaactccacacagataaggccatggtcgggaatcaaacctatgaccccagtgctgtgaggcagaagtgctaaccactgagccactgtgctgcctgtaaTCACATAATGTAGTGACAACAGGCAGTAAATAAGCAGTGCATTTACTATATACCATTTGCAACATGTCATGTCCAGCCTTGTCCAATAAATCAAATTTCCCAcaagcagctacaattgttaatcTGTTACCTTATATATCAATTGCTCTCCACACCTCGTAGATTGTAATCTTATTTGGGCAGGGTCATCCTTACCGTCTGTTTCATGTCACTGTACATAATTTGTTTGTACTATGGTCTGATTAATGTACAGCTCTGCAAAATATGTCAGCACTTCAtagataaaggataataatattaataataataataatttccagaAATGCCAAGTAAACATCACGTCCATCTAAACTCATTATACATTGTACAAGATCTTTGACCAGTTTGGTATTTTTAGCCTAAGACTAAAGGTGTCTATGCACACAAGGATCTAGTCAATTATTGCTTTGTGTTGTATGACAATTCCAGGGGGGGaagtatcaagctgtgagtttctggcggtttgaaaagtggagatattgcctgtagcaaccaatcaaattctgtcatttatttagtacattctacaaaatgataactggaatctgattggttgctataggcaacatctccactgttcaaaCCCGCCAGTAATTCGCaacttgatagatttacccccaaatgtggaACAGCTATGTCCTAGTAATTATCTCTGGTTAAACCCAGGGAGTGGTGTCTAATGGGACCCTATCTTAGAATTCGCTATGGGGAAAAGACTAGTTGCAGGACTCAGGCTAGTTTCACTAGGTGAGGACAGAGGCAGCTCAGGTGGAAAATCAGAATCCAACCCAAAGTCAGAGGTAAGCTGCGCAGGTACAATGTGGAATAACAAagcagaagatcagggtcacaagcaaacataACATAGTTGGTGAAGCGGGGATGGCACACAATAATTCAGTAGGAGGTTGAGGGATTCTGGTAACTGAACATGTGCACCTGTGACCCATGATACAACACACTCCATCATGAGTGCACACGCAGCTCCAAACGTGTGGTTGGGAGTTCTTAGTGGGCATTcaagtagattgtaagcttgcgagcagggccctcttacctctctgtctgtatgtatcacccagtattgttttattactgttcgttcccaattgtaaagcgctacggaatttgctggtgctctataaataaatgttgatgatgaagatgatttcAGTAAGGGGAAGCTTCTCAGGCACGTGGACCGGTCTGTGGAACACAAATGTTGATCGCTCAGACTGTAAAAACAATTCAATCATAATTTAAGTGCTCTCTTTTATCTGCATGCTAAGTATATACATTCTGTTTATGTACAAATTGTTCAATGAAGCGATGGTGTGATTAGAATTCATAGAATCTTTGCATTTGTGGAGACCTTCAATGTTCTCCAACCATAACAATATAACAAGGCTTGTGAGCAGCAGAAAACTAAGCAGATtttgttaattaaatatattcaaaaatattgtattggtagttgaaaaacacaatttattatcTAAATATACTGTGTCAAGACCTGAAAAGAAGATGGTCAAAATGATATGTCTGTTCGTCCAGACCATCAGGTCCTTCCAACCTCTTCTAAAAATGCATTGCGGACTCTACTTCACATGAGACTAAACCACAGCTGCACTTTATAGAAAGGACTGAATCATTAGTGCATTCATTCACTACCGTGTTTATATCCACCCAGTGAAACTGATTTGACTCTAGAAAGGAGCTTGAAGTTACCAACCACATCACTTGCATCATGGCACAAGGCAGTTGTCTTAGTCCATTGTGGataaacaaatatcaactttatatagCAGCTTTCCAAAATGTTTGCAATAAGTAATAGTAATGAATAATACATTACTGCATGAACTGTTGATCAGTGTCTGGATTCAGTACTTTTATTACTTTTTCAATATatgctgtttttctttaaaactCGCCCCTCCACATTTTACAGCAGTTTGCCCCAGATTTCTTTTCCCCGCAAACTGATTGAAGAATGGGACATGACATCTTCATGCTTTGTGCAAAATGTCATCTGGCATGAAATGAAAACGCGTTAACACACTGTGTCATTTGACAAGAGATGCAAAGTCTCCAACTGCATCTGTCTAACTAGCAGCTGTTACATAAAGGCTGAAGCTCTGCTCCACCATTCACTGTAAAGCCCTCGCTTTATGCTTCCTCACATAGAGGGATAAACTGATCAGAGCTTTTAACTTTCCTTTTACTGTATAGATCAGCTCTTCTCCTGGTTACATGAGGGGTACCCCACAGATGCATTCGCAATCACCCCTTTATAAATTAATGCAACAAATACACTTAGTTTGCTTTATGCAAATGGTCATGTCTCACCATCTATAACAAAGAGAAATACATCAttttgtgtatatacagtatatgccaaattattaaaatgttatttattctgTTCTTAAAAAACAAACTAATTAAATACTAACATTTCTAAGGAAATACTAGATACATATCTTGGAGGCAAGATTCTGCCATATGACTAATGGGATTTGCAAACCTGATTTGCATGTGAAAGAACAGGAGGGGTTAGAATAATACAATAGAATTGTTATGGATAGCATTGGGAAGTGATCAGTGAGAATTACAATCACAGGACACTAAGGTTTTGAAACCACATGACCAAATCACAAGCATTCAGACCAACAACTAGTAATGTCAAAAACACATAGAAATTAGCAGAATCTTGAATGAAATTCTGTATTTATAGCATCACTAATCATTACCTAAGTAATGTAATGCAAGTTATTGATATTCTATAACCATCCAAACTGATAACTCTTTTCCATCATCTTTGCTTTCGTTGACAATCTATTCATCATCTAAGTTCAGAGCAGACCTGGTACCAATCTCTGTCTACCAGATAGCACCATCCTAAGAATTGTTCAGCTCTTTAATATGTTTAAATGTCATGATATATAGTAACTTCTGCTCACCCTCCAAGCtctatgtgttaaaaaaaaatcaggttacTTAAATAGGTTTTTATGTGGCTCTATAAGAAGTTCAGTAAACCACCTTTGAAATGCATCAAGCTTTTTAAAGCTGCAGTCATTTGGATAGGGCTTTGCAAAACAAATTGAATGAAATATATAACCCATAACACTTACAAGGAAAGTAAGAGTAAACTGAATAGGAACTTGTAGTGAACACTTGCAATTGGTGGTGTTTTTGTAACCTAAtcagtatgtcacattttttttacatgaaactaTCTTTTATAGTCTAGATAGGAGATGTCATTAGATCACCTCTGCTGGGGAACATCATTTTCATTTCTTTCAACTGGTCTGCCTCTAATAACTAACTAAAAAGGGAAATCCTTTGAAATTTTGTCAGATATGTCCTTAAGAGCGTTGCTATACTTTAAGCTCCATATACATTCATTATTAAGATATtggcaacctgtgactctcctgcaGGTTGTAGAACTGCAAGTTTCAGCAGTGCCTGCCAGCCAGGACTGGCAATTCAAATCAgccagagagccacaggttgcccaagACTGATCTAAATATAACACTCCTATACAACAGACTTGTAGCTATGAAGCCTATCCTCTTTAACTGATGCTTAATACGTGGTACAATGCTTTTAATTATTTTAGCTGTATGATTCACAGACATATATAATCGTCAATAACACTCGACTGTATAAATCGGTCCTCAGTGCCCACGGCTAATCATGGCTCTTCTCCCCATGCTGAGATTGCAAACAATGCAGAAAAGAGACAAGTGCATGTGTAATATCAGCAGAGATATATCAGGCTCAGCTCATCTTGGTTCCAGCAGAACACATAGACTGTGCATGGTATATAAGACATGCTCTATTTGTAACGTGAGCTCTACACACCGCTTCCACTAATCTCATTTCATACCCATGGCTgcactcatctctctctctcggctCTTCGCCATATCTCCTATGTAGGGTGAACTTTGCTTTCCAGACAGTCAGctcatctctctctcctttttttcctcctccctTATTTCATGATGCAGAGGAAATCCAGTCTGTAGCCCGCATCACTCACTTGGAAGCACCTGGGCAACCAGGCGGAGTTTGAGCAGCAGTAAGAAAAACAAACCTGCTCGTCTGGGGGATTGTGAGCAATCACAAAGCAGAGGGGAGACAATGACATGTGAGGTAGAGAACAAGTCACTAGATAGAGAGAAGGCTACAATGTGAGCCGGCATCGGGCTCAGTGCTGGGAGCTGTCCATTCAGCACCACTGTTCAGCACCAATGCTAACAGGTCCTGTGACTTTACAGTACCAACTTGTCACCCTGCACCTGCTTCACCAGGAGTCAACCTTACTCCGCAAGGGTCAGACTGTGATATTGGAAGGATCAGAGATTAATTCACCAGAAACTCTAATGGGGGCAACCACAGCTTCCAGGAGACGTAAATGGAGCCATGGAGAGCGCCTCTGGTAGCTGTTTTGTTTTGGATTCCAAGCAATTGGTTGTAAAGTTCAGCTGATAAGAGGTATGAATTCATACTACGCTGTTTGAACACGTTTTATGACGGGAATCGGGGCACTGATAATAAGGCAATGCGATATATTAAAAGAGCAAAGTAGCATTGTAAAATGAGATTACATTTTAGTATTTGCTTACTATAAATAAAACTTAATGTAGTATTTCATCAAACCACAAATATGATATAATGCAATTATTTAATGGCTCATGTTATAATTGATTGCATGTTCCTATATTGGATGTAAAATATACTTTTACTAGGTTAATTGTATATAGTGTTGCATTGCAAAAAATACACTGGGTTCTGTGAAAGAAGATTTTAATTAGGCTAGATTAGGTTATTGACATAATGTACTGTTTCTCATTATGTATTTTCTCCTATTCTAGGTATATTCCTGTAGAGGCTTGGAAGCTCAATATGACAGGCGCACAATTGAGGGATTTATCTGAAAATGATTTTGAAGATACAGAGATTAGTATAAATGTTGGAGGCTACAAACAAAGGTTAAGGTATGACATGCTGTTGAAGTTCCCAGAGACGAGACTGTGCAAGTTGCTGGCATGTCAATCAAAGGAATCCATCCTGGAGCtgtgtgatgattatgatgacacAAAAAATGAATTCTACTTCGACAGAAACCCAGAGTTGTTTCCTTATGTGCTACATTTCTACAACACTGGGAAACTCCACGTAATGGGAGAGCTCTGTGTGTTTTCCTTCTGCCAAGAGATTGAATACTGGGGAATCAACGAATTCTTTATAGACTCTTGCTGTAGTTACAGTTATCATGGGAGGAAAGTGGAGCCCGAGCAGGATCAATGGGAAGATAAGAGTGAGCAGGAGAGCACCACGTCCTCTTTTGATGAGATCCTGGCATTTTATCACGATGCTTCCAAGTTTGACAGGCAGCCATTTGGGAACTTCAGGAGAAGACTCTGGCTTGCTCTAGATAATCCAGGCTACTCCATCATGAGCAGGATATTCAGCATCCTCTCAATTATTATAGTCATTGGATCTATTGTAACCATGTGCCTCAACAGCCTGCCAGACTTCCAGATTGTGAATGCCAACGGCAGTACAGAGGAGGACCCTCGTTTTGAGATAGTGGAACATTTTGGAATAGCTTGGTTCACTTTGGAGCTAGTGGTGCGCTTTGCTGTATCTCCAGATATCACTGTGTTCTTCAAGCATCCACTGAACATAATAGATTTTATATCCATTGCTCCCTTTTATATCACTTTGATTGTCAACCTGGTGGTGGAGAGCAGCCCGACTCTTGCAAATCTAGGCAGGGTGGCTCAAGTGCTTAGACTTATGAGGATTTTTCGCATTCTGAAACTCGCCAGACATTCAACCGGTCTAAGGTCTCTGGGGGCCACCCTAAAATACAGCTACAAGGAAGTAGGGTTGTTGTTGCTCTATCTGTCTGTAGGAATATCTATATTCTCTGTTGTGGCTTACACTATAGAAAAGGAGGAGAATGACGGCCTGGCCACAATCCCGGCGTGTTGGTGGTGGGCTACTGTTAGTATGACCACAGTGGGATACGGGGATGTGGTCCCAGGCACCATAGCTGGGAAACTGACTGCTTCCGCTTGCATATTGGCAGGTATATTGGTGGTGGTGCTTCCCATCACTctcatatttaataaattttCGCATTTTTACCAACGACAAAGGCAGTTAGAAAATGCTATGAGAAGCTGTGATTTTGGTGATGGAGTGAAAGACATTGTGTCTGTTAACCTAAGGGACTACTATGCCCAGAAAGTCAAATCTCTAATGGCGAGCATCTCAAACATAAGTAAGAGCACTCCCAGCGAGCAGAGTCTCAACAGTTCAGTGAACTAaatcagattttaaaaaaaaaaggcagtttgctagcTGCAATTTTTTCTTTACACTGTCCACCTGTTGTCATTGCAATATcactaaaaataaaatcaatactcCATTTACATGCGTGGGAGCTGTTCTAACAGTATCCCGTTACTTTACACCGTAACTGTCTGCCaacattgtgtaacagtaactGTTAATGATTGGCACAACCCTGCTGCCTGGCTTCCACGTGTTGTTGGTCTCTTGTAATGATGCGACAGAATGTTTTCTGCACTGATGCAAATTGTTCAGTCTTTGCGATCCCCGTTCAATCCGAGTGTGAGCAATATTTAATGTAACCAGGTGTCTCTTTCTGTAGCAGTGTTGACAACTGTATGCATAAGGTGAAATGTGTACTGTAAGTTACTGTGTATCGGAATGCTCTGTCCCCTGTACCTAGTGTTGTTAATCAGGAGCATTGGTTTTTATTAACATCCAGTAATTGTAGGGATGTGTTGCTAGCTCACTGTGAATTGCAGACGTGTCCATTGCTCTAACCATATCTTTTAAAAACCCATTCCTCAACCAAATGTATCATTCAAATACACATTCCTCAACCAAATGTATCATTCAAATACACATTCCTCAACCAATTGTATCATTCAAATACACATTCCTCAACCAATTGTATCATTCAAATACACATTCCTCAaccaaataaaatacacattccTCAACCAAATGTATCAAATATGCATTCTTCagcaaaatgtatcatttaaataaaatgtatccttttttactggtttttttttaaggtgaagtttaatgttgtggctaggCAGAACTGTCAACATCTAAGACAAAGGAAATGTTATTAAagggataaaaataataaaaaaaatcccacattAATATGGAAACCATGGGCACAAACACAGGGGTGCTCCTAATCAAATTCCAGACTGAGGTGGGAACTGAAACAGCACCTTCCCATCCCTTATACATAACACTACAGACATTTGCATACAACTCTAAAAGATTATTTACGCTACCAATAAAGTAGAAACCACAAATTTAATTTTCGGCAAGAACATTAATATTTGTTAATAAATTTCTTGTACTGTGTTGTATCTGCTGCTTGAGGAAGCCGCCTCACCCCTGCCCACTCCTGCTGTTGGCAGACATGGTGGTTAAAGGGTGACGACTTCTAGTACATAATGTTTACCCAACACCCAGACTCCACAAATGTCCAGGTTCCATCCCTGTGACCCCCCACAGTTCAGGACAAGAGACCCCCGCACCACAGAAACAGATCCTTCCCACTGAGAGAATGGGACATTCACACAGCACCATGTCACTTTCTAACACAGGAGCCGGTTAGACAGATGT harbors:
- the KCNS2 gene encoding delayed-rectifier potassium channel regulatory subunit KCNS2, with product MTGAQLRDLSENDFEDTEISINVGGYKQRLRYDMLLKFPETRLCKLLACQSKESILELCDDYDDTKNEFYFDRNPELFPYVLHFYNTGKLHVMGELCVFSFCQEIEYWGINEFFIDSCCSYSYHGRKVEPEQDQWEDKSEQESTTSSFDEILAFYHDASKFDRQPFGNFRRRLWLALDNPGYSIMSRIFSILSIIIVIGSIVTMCLNSLPDFQIVNANGSTEEDPRFEIVEHFGIAWFTLELVVRFAVSPDITVFFKHPLNIIDFISIAPFYITLIVNLVVESSPTLANLGRVAQVLRLMRIFRILKLARHSTGLRSLGATLKYSYKEVGLLLLYLSVGISIFSVVAYTIEKEENDGLATIPACWWWATVSMTTVGYGDVVPGTIAGKLTASACILAGILVVVLPITLIFNKFSHFYQRQRQLENAMRSCDFGDGVKDIVSVNLRDYYAQKVKSLMASISNISKSTPSEQSLNSSVN